From a single Nostoc sp. MS1 genomic region:
- a CDS encoding aspartoacylase gives MQKINRVAIVGGTHGNEFTGAFLVKKFEKYPNLIQKSSFETLTILGNPKAFKTGKRYIEKDLNRCFLEENLQNLHLSSYEDIRAKEITAILKEDNQTKVDVIIDLHSTTANMGLSIILGNQHPFLLQLSTYLTAINPLVKVCFTIPENGSNFLRSLSEMGFVIEVGAVAQGVLNADLFQKTEELIYTILDYLERYNYSDITETNHSLTLYKYIGTLDYPRNENGEIQAMIHPDLQFRDYEPLNPGDPLFLTLDGEAIAYEGTSTIYPIFINEAAYYEKGIAMLFTEKQILNI, from the coding sequence ATGCAGAAAATTAATCGTGTTGCCATTGTTGGCGGCACTCACGGCAATGAATTTACAGGTGCATTTCTAGTTAAGAAGTTTGAAAAGTATCCTAATTTAATTCAAAAATCTAGTTTTGAGACTTTAACTATATTAGGAAATCCCAAAGCTTTTAAGACAGGTAAACGCTACATTGAGAAAGATTTAAATAGATGTTTTTTAGAAGAAAACTTGCAAAATCTTCATCTCTCTAGCTATGAAGATATAAGAGCCAAAGAAATAACTGCAATTCTTAAAGAAGATAACCAAACAAAAGTAGATGTAATCATTGATTTACACAGTACAACAGCCAATATGGGCTTGAGTATTATTTTAGGTAATCAGCATCCATTTCTATTACAATTATCTACCTATTTAACTGCTATTAATCCTTTAGTAAAAGTTTGTTTTACTATTCCTGAAAATGGCAGTAATTTTCTTCGTTCCCTAAGTGAGATGGGTTTTGTCATCGAGGTAGGTGCTGTAGCCCAAGGCGTATTAAATGCAGACCTATTCCAAAAAACTGAGGAACTTATCTATACAATTTTGGATTATTTAGAGAGATATAATTATTCCGACATTACAGAAACCAATCACTCACTAACTCTATATAAATATATAGGTACTCTAGATTATCCTAGAAACGAAAATGGTGAAATTCAGGCAATGATTCACCCCGATCTACAATTTCGTGACTACGAGCCATTAAATCCTGGTGATCCGCTATTTTTAACTCTAGATGGTGAAGCGATCGCCTACGAAGGCACATCAACAATTTACCCAATTTTTATTAACGAAGCCGCCTATTACGAAAAAGGCATCGCCATGCTATTCACCGAAAAACAAATCCTCAACATTTAG